A portion of the Streptomyces sp. YPW6 genome contains these proteins:
- a CDS encoding rod shape-determining protein, whose translation MPGRGLLPDPLPGSGPHGGTERPVRRGRIVDPDSCGRLLGRIADAALGPDRSDSVIVLSHPVLAGAEHRAAARTLLTGLGTTRVLVLSSARAAAADAGPSETGGPLLVVDLGAELTEVTLLVGGLVSDARQAESGIDDLDGFDPAALPSVLGRTVLDMITSMWRHDRHGAIRGALRKGPVLAGGGALRPDVTDHLADRLGTRVRLADDPATAVVRGAGQILSAVLRDRPTPPGRSGRPR comes from the coding sequence GTGCCCGGCCGAGGGCTGCTCCCGGACCCGCTTCCCGGCTCCGGCCCGCACGGGGGCACCGAACGACCGGTCCGGCGCGGGCGCATCGTCGACCCCGACTCCTGCGGTCGGCTGCTCGGCCGGATCGCCGACGCGGCCCTGGGCCCCGACCGCAGCGACAGCGTGATCGTGCTCAGCCACCCCGTGCTCGCCGGCGCCGAACACCGCGCCGCCGCCCGCACCCTGCTCACCGGGCTGGGCACGACGCGCGTCCTGGTCCTGAGCAGTGCCCGGGCCGCCGCCGCGGACGCGGGGCCGAGCGAGACGGGCGGCCCCCTTCTCGTCGTCGACCTGGGAGCCGAACTGACCGAGGTCACGCTCCTCGTGGGCGGCCTGGTCTCCGACGCACGGCAGGCCGAGAGCGGGATCGACGACCTCGACGGTTTCGATCCGGCGGCGCTGCCCTCCGTTCTCGGCCGCACGGTGCTCGACATGATCACGTCCATGTGGCGGCACGACCGGCACGGTGCGATCCGGGGCGCCCTGCGCAAGGGCCCCGTGCTGGCGGGCGGCGGTGCGCTGCGCCCCGACGTCACCGACCACCTCGCCGACCGCCTCGGCACCCGGGTGCGCCTGGCCGACGACCCGGCGACCGCAGTGGTCCGCGGCGCCGGTCAGATCCTCAGCGCCGTGCTCCGCGACCGGCCGACGCCGCCCGGACGATCCGGCCGCCCGAGGTGA